A single Carassius carassius chromosome 3, fCarCar2.1, whole genome shotgun sequence DNA region contains:
- the LOC132113610 gene encoding shootin-1-like, giving the protein MMWNLEEEEEEETISVYETDGNPENFSCSLSNSEEESTLSSEDERDIECEILEKERDEANEKLSRMEEASAQLLKELDVLEMQFQIERSCRETAEAFALKVNKDFKALKRQSQAILPLIPEMPENFSILNLDPEADPSSETVSEEESREDPLLMSQNQIRELQSSLDRLLGEKIQLTAQVELLKKENEDLKDQLVLEVGEKEALLRKFSKQSRTVNKMKRVSQLVTEEFTEMSHKLEMEQGLRQHAEVFAHQMLMKQQETQRKIKNAETEKKLQQALSQVTEISKALEEIRLCYQNQMSQTAAQDLSSLSDLAAVRTKLEISEKERTETEIQLRDSTQSVTALQEEIKLLKDKLKGMEQLPSIQSIQLNVANKTLADPQPLILPARPPPPPPPPPPPPPPPPSSAVTDPLKALRDRKMGENNGTQTAKPAIKEDIKARAVDEMMERIKKGIILKPILRTPQAVLEDDNAWKEQRSENRKSAVLELQGMLECMRRPGPRRVESKKRYSRNVGEAELQIVLQRRRRAMGDEKGTPSSPSKPKDPPSAVSVSISSPWAGESGSSPVLRRLQQNREKRMSRIKASESIIWEEK; this is encoded by the exons ATGATGTGGAatcttgaagaagaagaagaagaagaaactatTTCAG TGTATGAAACAGATGGAAATCCTGAAAACTTCAGCTGTAGCCTCTCAAATTCTGAAGAGGAGAGCACCCTGTCTTCAGAAGATGAAAGAGACATTGAG TGCGAGATTCTGGAGAAAGAGCGAGATGAGGCCAATGAAAAGCTGTCAAGGATGGAGGAGG CCTCTGCTCAGCTGCTCAAGGAGCTGGATGTGTTAGAGATGCAGTTTCAGATTGAACGATCGTGCAGGGAGACCGCAGAGGCCTTTGCACTGAAG GTGAATAAAGATTTCAAGGCATTAAAGAGACAAAGCCAAGCCATACTACCCCTGATTCCAGAAATGCCCGAAAATTTCTCTATCCTGAACCTGGACCCCGAGGCTGATCCCAGCTCTGAAACGGTCTCTGAGGAAGAGAGCAGGGAAGATCCGCTTCTCATGAGTCAGAATCAAATTAGAG AACTACAGTCATCTTTAGACCGATTGCTTGGAGAAAAAATTCAACTAACTGCACAGGTGGAGCTTCTTAAGAAAGAGAACGAAGATTTGAAGGACCAG TTGGTGTTGGAGGTCGGAGAGAAAGAGGCTCTTCTGAGGAAGTTCAGCAAGCAGAGCAGGACAGTGAACAAAATGAAGAGAG TCTCCCAGCTGGTTACAGAAGAGTTTACAGAGATGTCTCATAAGCTCGAAATGGAGCAAGGACTCAGGCAGCATGCCGAAGTGTTTGCACACCAG ATGCTGATGAAACAGCAGGAAACCCAGAGAAAGATTAAGAACGCAGAGACTGAGAAAAAACTACAACAGGCTCTGAGTCAAGTGACTGAAATCAGCAAAGCTCTGGAAGAGATACGACTCTGTTACCAAAACCAG ATGTCTCAGACAGCAGCTCAGGATCTCAGCTCTCTGTCAGATCTGGCTGCTGTAAGAACAAAGCTGGAGATCAGTGAAAAAGAGAGGACCGAGACTGAGATTCAGCTGAGAGACTCGACACAATCTGTAACTGCACTTCAGGAGGAAA TCAAGCTGCTCAAGGATAAACTGAAAGGGATGGAGCAACTTCCTTCAATTCAATCTATCCAGCTGAACGTGGCAAACAAAACATTAGCTGATCCACAACCACTGATACTGCCAGcacgtcctcctcctcctcctcctcctcctcctcctcctcctccacctcctccatctTCAGCTGTCACCGA CCCATTAAAGGCTTTGAGGGACAGAAAGATGGGAGAAAACAACGGCACTCAAACCGCGA AACCCGCAATTAAGGAGGATATAAAGGCCAGAGCTGTGGATGAAATGATGGAAAGAATCAAGAAAGGCATTATTCTCAAACCTATTCTCAGAACGCCACAG GCTGTGTTAGAGGATGACAATGCATGGAAG GAGCAGAGGTCTGAGAATCGGAAATCAGCTGTGCTGGAATTGCAGGGGATGCTG GAGTGCATGAGGAGGCCTGGCCCTCGAAGGGTGGAATCAAAAAAACGCTACAGCCGTAATGTTGGGGAGGCGGAGCTTCAGATTGTGCTCCAGAGAAGGAGGAGGGCCATGGGGGATGAAAAAGGGACCCCTTCTTCTCCATCCAAACCCAAAG ATCCACCCTCAGCCGTGTCCGTCTCGATCTCCTCGCCCTGGGCGGGGGAGAGTGGAAGCTCCCCGGTGCTCCGGAGACTTCAGCAGAACCGTGAGAAGAGAATGTCTCGCATAAAGGCTTCAGAGTCCATTATATGGGAGGAAAAGTGA